The Lysobacter gummosus genome includes a region encoding these proteins:
- a CDS encoding M48 family metallopeptidase — protein sequence MAGLLGFVAIYFALLAWFGWTAWRLFASIVNSNGQNLIGNGITGACAAFLCVFMAKALVFKRRGKSGEDMELKPADQPDLFAFLHRLADEAGAPRPHRVFLSPRVNAGVFYDLSLLNLIVPSKKNLEIGLALVNVLNLGELKAVLAHEFGHFAQRTMAVGRWVYIAQQVAAHIIAKRDAFDDFLRALSRFDLRVAWVGWLLSLVVWSIRSVVEMVFRLVVLAQRALSREMEYQADLVAASLTGSDALVHALHRLGAADDAWDRALSFAGREYANQRPVADLFAIQTRIIEHLRRVFADAEYGEPPQLPGSERERHRVFKNELAQPPQMWSTHPANSDRERNIKRSYIACEIDPRPAMSLLRDGQALKERMSREMIDAPEPLPPVPIEESLRHLERDYADPALDRRFRGTYLGRSIVRDYDRCDELYYPLPAGADLGEHLRGLYPAAHGDALERLRELEAERGTLEAMREGHLRATGGVLHWRGSELPAKELPKIIAQLDEELTPLREDVREHDRRCRSVHLTAARALGGPWEALLRGQLAVLHYADHSYADVQDINGLLVNTYEVVTADRRVSSDELNRLVAAANQLQRTLHRLHDHAGQVRLDRRIAERLEASDWAEVMGEFRLPLADRDNIQKWLGVIDNWVRGTLGPLAALRKAALGALLSTEDEVAALVHARAHAGADALAAFSASDAPADAPATAGDGDERFAASTPDSPAAVPQEYNLLKPGGGRKRQTKLGWWDRFQTADGLVPSMSRVAVAGGIVGAVLFVGASIGVAKITVINGLAQAMRVEIDGHTLDLPPLQHLTVDLPGSGSHHVVARTADGATVEEFDSDREQASHVVYNIASATPLVEWTAVYGSRGEFPERKLGTPRWSTAAADYVFEQPPKQINTKGDGGTRTVLQEFAGFAPGDQLQLTAGDDEKALMIAAHARWDAADSRHISQWLALASTTPEFPRLIGERLRRAPTEVVSLRAEQDAVEGKPEYAQVCARHRGLSERTPDSADLRYIAVRCTADDEAQDRAFAEGHARWPEHGWFALAAGYGASERAQWAQALPLLQQAAKMPQAADWLGPELARAQRAIEGESAQVVAPESEQLKLLLAIDNNTVPRESPYWAYAALKGGSLGHALTTKQSSPELEARLLSLVAASDGAPAETVARALTQSVRVENDPAASWALAALAAREHHAAASQLREVAMRADPEDSAKIAAFFDAVRRGGAASTAEAERALGKISPRSRGIAYATAVVLLGRDCPNAWRDGAKRLLFAIERPYFA from the coding sequence ATGGCCGGCCTGCTCGGCTTCGTCGCGATCTACTTCGCCTTGCTGGCCTGGTTCGGCTGGACCGCCTGGCGGCTGTTCGCGAGCATCGTCAACAGCAACGGCCAGAACCTGATCGGCAACGGCATCACCGGCGCCTGCGCCGCGTTCCTGTGCGTGTTCATGGCCAAGGCGCTGGTGTTCAAGCGCCGCGGCAAGAGCGGCGAGGACATGGAACTCAAGCCGGCCGATCAGCCCGACCTGTTCGCCTTCCTGCACCGGCTGGCCGATGAGGCCGGCGCGCCGCGTCCGCATCGGGTGTTCTTGTCGCCGCGGGTCAACGCCGGGGTGTTCTACGACCTGTCGCTGCTCAACCTGATCGTGCCGTCGAAGAAGAACCTCGAAATCGGCCTGGCGCTGGTCAACGTGCTCAACCTGGGCGAGCTCAAGGCGGTGCTGGCGCACGAGTTCGGCCATTTCGCCCAGCGCACCATGGCGGTCGGGCGCTGGGTCTACATCGCCCAGCAGGTGGCCGCGCACATCATCGCCAAGCGCGATGCCTTCGACGACTTCCTGCGCGCGCTGTCGCGCTTCGACCTGCGCGTGGCCTGGGTCGGCTGGCTGTTGTCGCTGGTGGTGTGGTCGATCCGCTCGGTCGTAGAGATGGTGTTCCGGCTGGTGGTGCTGGCGCAGCGCGCGTTGTCGCGCGAGATGGAATACCAGGCCGATCTGGTCGCCGCCTCGCTGACCGGCAGCGATGCGCTGGTGCATGCCCTGCACCGCCTGGGCGCCGCCGACGACGCCTGGGACCGCGCGCTGAGCTTCGCCGGCCGCGAATACGCCAACCAGCGCCCGGTGGCCGATCTGTTCGCGATCCAGACCCGCATCATCGAGCATCTGCGCCGTGTTTTCGCCGACGCCGAATACGGCGAGCCGCCGCAGTTGCCAGGCAGCGAACGCGAGCGCCACCGCGTGTTCAAGAACGAACTGGCGCAGCCGCCGCAGATGTGGTCCACGCATCCGGCCAACAGCGACCGCGAGCGCAACATCAAGCGCAGCTACATCGCCTGCGAGATCGATCCGCGCCCGGCGATGAGCCTGCTGCGCGACGGCCAGGCATTGAAGGAGCGCATGTCGCGCGAAATGATCGACGCGCCCGAGCCGCTGCCGCCGGTGCCGATCGAGGAATCGCTGCGCCATCTGGAACGCGACTATGCCGATCCCGCCCTGGACCGACGCTTCCGCGGCACCTACCTGGGCCGCTCGATCGTGCGCGACTACGACCGCTGCGACGAGCTGTACTACCCCCTGCCCGCCGGCGCCGACCTGGGCGAGCATCTGCGCGGCCTGTATCCGGCCGCGCACGGCGACGCGCTCGAACGTCTGCGCGAGCTGGAAGCCGAGCGCGGCACCCTGGAAGCCATGCGCGAAGGCCATCTGCGCGCGACCGGCGGCGTGCTGCACTGGCGCGGCAGCGAACTGCCGGCCAAGGAACTGCCGAAGATCATCGCTCAGCTGGACGAAGAGCTGACGCCACTGCGCGAGGACGTGCGCGAGCACGATCGCCGTTGCCGCAGCGTGCACCTGACCGCGGCGCGCGCGCTCGGCGGCCCGTGGGAGGCGCTGCTGCGCGGCCAGTTGGCGGTGTTGCATTACGCCGATCACAGCTACGCCGACGTGCAGGACATCAACGGGCTGCTGGTCAACACCTACGAGGTGGTCACCGCCGATCGCCGCGTGTCCTCCGACGAACTCAATCGCCTGGTGGCGGCGGCCAATCAGCTGCAGCGCACGCTGCACCGGCTGCACGATCACGCCGGGCAAGTGCGCCTGGACCGGCGCATCGCCGAGCGCCTGGAGGCGAGCGACTGGGCCGAGGTGATGGGCGAATTCCGCCTGCCCTTGGCCGATCGCGACAACATCCAGAAATGGCTGGGTGTGATCGACAACTGGGTGCGCGGCACGCTCGGCCCGTTGGCGGCGTTGCGCAAGGCCGCGCTCGGCGCGTTGCTGTCGACCGAGGATGAAGTCGCTGCGCTGGTGCATGCGCGCGCACACGCTGGCGCCGATGCGCTGGCTGCGTTCAGCGCGAGCGATGCGCCGGCCGATGCGCCGGCCACCGCTGGCGACGGCGACGAGCGCTTCGCCGCGAGCACGCCCGACTCGCCCGCCGCGGTGCCGCAGGAATACAACCTGCTCAAGCCCGGCGGCGGCCGCAAGCGCCAGACCAAGCTCGGCTGGTGGGATCGCTTCCAGACCGCCGACGGCCTGGTGCCGTCGATGTCGCGCGTGGCGGTGGCCGGCGGCATCGTCGGCGCGGTGTTGTTCGTCGGCGCCTCGATCGGCGTGGCCAAGATCACCGTGATCAACGGCCTGGCCCAGGCGATGCGGGTGGAGATCGACGGCCACACCCTCGATCTGCCGCCGCTGCAGCATCTCACCGTGGACCTGCCCGGCAGCGGTAGCCATCACGTGGTCGCGCGCACCGCCGACGGCGCGACCGTGGAGGAATTCGACAGCGACCGCGAACAGGCTTCGCACGTGGTCTACAACATCGCCTCGGCCACGCCGCTGGTGGAATGGACCGCGGTCTACGGCAGCCGCGGCGAATTCCCCGAACGCAAGCTCGGCACGCCGCGCTGGAGCACGGCGGCGGCCGACTACGTGTTCGAGCAGCCGCCCAAGCAGATCAACACCAAGGGCGATGGCGGCACGCGCACCGTGTTGCAGGAGTTCGCCGGGTTCGCGCCGGGCGATCAGTTGCAGCTGACCGCCGGCGACGACGAGAAAGCCTTGATGATCGCCGCGCATGCGCGCTGGGACGCGGCCGATTCGCGCCACATCAGCCAATGGCTGGCACTGGCCTCGACCACGCCGGAATTCCCCCGATTGATCGGCGAACGCCTGCGCCGCGCGCCGACCGAAGTGGTGTCGCTGCGCGCCGAGCAGGACGCGGTCGAGGGCAAGCCGGAATACGCGCAAGTGTGCGCGCGCCATCGCGGCCTGTCCGAACGCACGCCCGATTCGGCCGACCTGCGCTACATCGCGGTGCGCTGCACGGCCGACGACGAAGCCCAGGATCGCGCCTTCGCCGAAGGCCACGCACGCTGGCCCGAGCACGGCTGGTTCGCGCTGGCGGCCGGTTACGGCGCCAGCGAACGCGCGCAGTGGGCGCAGGCGCTGCCGTTGCTGCAGCAGGCGGCGAAGATGCCGCAGGCCGCCGATTGGCTGGGACCGGAGCTGGCGCGCGCGCAGCGCGCGATCGAGGGCGAATCGGCGCAGGTGGTCGCGCCGGAGTCGGAGCAGCTCAAGCTGCTGCTGGCGATCGACAACAACACCGTGCCGCGCGAATCGCCGTACTGGGCCTATGCCGCGCTCAAGGGCGGCTCGCTCGGCCACGCACTGACGACCAAGCAAAGCTCGCCGGAACTGGAAGCGCGTCTGCTGAGCCTGGTCGCCGCCTCCGACGGCGCGCCGGCCGAAACCGTGGCGCGCGCGCTGACGCAGAGCGTGCGAGTGGAGAACGATCCGGCGGCGTCGTGGGCGCTGGCGGCGCTGGCCGCGCGCGAGCACCACGCGGCCGCTTCGCAGTTGCGCGAGGTCGCCATGCGCGCCGATCCGGAGGACTCGGCGAAGATCGCCGCGTTCTTCGACGCGGTGCGCCGCGGCGGCGCGGCCTCCACCGCCGAGGCCGAGCGCGCGTTGGGCAAAATTTCGCCGCGTTCGCGCGGCATCGCCTACGCCACCGCCGTGGTGCTGTTGGGCCGCGATTGCCCGAACGCCTGGCGCGACGGCGCCAAGCGCCTGTTGTTCGCGATCGAGCGGCCCTACTTCGCCTGA
- a CDS encoding DsbA family oxidoreductase, with translation MSSLSPGTAPRVKIDFVSDVVCPWCAVGLNSLEQAIARLGDEVEIELHFQPFELNPQMAAEGENIDEHLAHKYGLGAQQLAQNREALRQRGAAVDFEFNARDRIYNTFDAHRLLHWAGVEGAAQERALKHTLLKAYFTDGRDISSREVLAAVATEAGLDGERARALLASDEYADAVREQEQFYQSQGIRAVPSVIINDRHLIQGGQPVEQFEAALRQIAGVPQAAG, from the coding sequence ATGAGTTCCTTGTCCCCCGGTACGGCCCCGCGCGTGAAGATCGATTTCGTCTCCGATGTCGTCTGCCCGTGGTGCGCGGTCGGCCTGAATTCGCTCGAACAGGCTATTGCCCGGCTCGGCGACGAGGTCGAGATCGAACTGCATTTCCAGCCGTTCGAACTCAACCCGCAGATGGCCGCCGAAGGCGAGAACATCGACGAGCATCTGGCGCACAAGTACGGCCTGGGCGCGCAGCAACTGGCGCAGAACCGCGAGGCCTTGCGTCAGCGCGGCGCCGCGGTCGATTTTGAATTCAACGCGCGCGATCGGATCTACAACACCTTCGACGCGCACCGCCTGCTGCATTGGGCCGGCGTCGAAGGCGCGGCGCAGGAGCGGGCGCTCAAGCACACGCTGCTGAAGGCTTACTTCACCGACGGCCGCGATATTTCCTCGCGCGAGGTGCTGGCCGCGGTGGCGACGGAAGCGGGCCTGGACGGCGAACGCGCGCGGGCGCTGTTGGCTTCGGACGAATACGCCGATGCGGTGCGTGAGCAGGAGCAGTTCTATCAAAGCCAGGGCATCCGCGCGGTGCCGTCGGTGATCATCAACGACCGTCACCTGATTCAGGGCGGACAGCCGGTGGAGCAGTTCGAAGCGGCGTTGCGGCAGATCGCCGGCGTGCCGCAAGCGGCGGGTTGA
- a CDS encoding efflux RND transporter periplasmic adaptor subunit — MPSRKSLSYKTILTVSVLSLALAACGKGGDQQGGPGGPGGPGGQKGQVTVVTLKPETVTLTRELPGRTSASLIAEVRPQVNGIVEKRLFTEGGLVKAGQPLYQLDDKTYAADLETAKATLARGEASLNSARLNAKRSADLVKIDAVSKQDDETAVATLKQSQADVSSGRAAVQSASVILGRARITSPITGRIGKSAVTAGALVTANQADPLAVVQQLDPVHVDISQSSAELLALRKQIAAGTLTEATTPVTIVLEDGSKYPLEGKLAFSEVTVDEGTGSFLLRVVVPNPDNILMPGMYVRALVGTGVRQNALLVPQQGISRDPKGNATAMVVGAKGTVEPRELQVSQAIGDKWLVESGLKAGDKVIVEGLQKIGPGMPVDATEKGAAPAKPAAAPAGAPKQ, encoded by the coding sequence ATGCCGTCGCGCAAGTCCCTGTCCTATAAGACAATTCTCACTGTTTCCGTGCTCAGCCTGGCCCTCGCGGCCTGCGGCAAGGGAGGCGATCAACAAGGCGGTCCAGGCGGTCCCGGCGGTCCCGGCGGCCAGAAGGGGCAGGTCACGGTGGTGACCCTCAAGCCCGAGACGGTCACGCTGACCCGCGAATTGCCGGGGCGCACCAGCGCTTCGCTGATCGCCGAGGTGCGGCCGCAGGTCAACGGCATCGTCGAGAAGCGCTTGTTCACCGAGGGCGGTCTGGTCAAGGCCGGGCAGCCGCTGTATCAGCTCGACGACAAGACCTACGCCGCCGACCTGGAAACGGCCAAGGCCACGCTCGCGCGCGGTGAGGCGTCGTTGAATTCGGCGCGTCTGAACGCCAAGCGCTCGGCCGATCTGGTCAAGATCGACGCGGTCAGCAAGCAGGACGACGAAACCGCGGTCGCCACGCTCAAGCAAAGCCAGGCCGATGTGTCGTCCGGCCGCGCCGCGGTGCAGAGCGCCAGCGTGATCCTCGGCCGCGCCCGCATCACCTCGCCGATCACCGGCCGCATCGGCAAGTCGGCGGTCACCGCCGGCGCGCTGGTCACCGCCAATCAGGCCGATCCGCTCGCGGTGGTGCAGCAGCTCGATCCGGTCCACGTCGATATCAGCCAGTCCAGCGCCGAACTGCTCGCGCTGCGCAAGCAGATCGCCGCCGGCACCCTGACCGAAGCGACCACGCCGGTGACCATCGTGCTCGAAGACGGCAGCAAGTATCCGCTCGAAGGCAAGCTGGCGTTCTCGGAAGTCACCGTCGATGAAGGCACCGGCAGCTTCCTGCTGCGCGTGGTGGTGCCGAACCCGGACAACATCCTGATGCCCGGCATGTACGTGCGCGCGCTGGTCGGTACCGGCGTGCGCCAGAACGCGCTGCTGGTTCCGCAGCAGGGCATTTCGCGCGACCCGAAGGGCAACGCCACCGCGATGGTGGTCGGCGCCAAGGGCACGGTCGAGCCGCGCGAACTGCAGGTCAGTCAGGCCATCGGCGACAAGTGGCTGGTCGAAAGCGGCCTGAAGGCCGGCGACAAGGTCATCGTCGAAGGTCTGCAGAAGATCGGCCCGGGCATGCCGGTGGACGCGACCGAAAAGGGCGCAGCGCCGGCCAAGCCGGCCGCGGCCCCCGCCGGCGCGCCGAAGCAGTAA
- a CDS encoding efflux RND transporter permease subunit: MARFFIDRPIFAWVLAIIIMLGGAIAITQLPISQYPTIAPPTVSVNASYPGASAKAVENSVTQIIEQNMKGIDGLLYMSATSSSDGQAGVTLTFESGTDPDIAQVQVQNKLQLATPLLPQIVQQQGVSVSKANSAFLLVIGFVSEDGSMNGADIADYVAANLVDPLARVNGVGSTQLFGTKYAMRIWLDPDKLNTYKLTPTDVINALRAQNAQVAVGQLGGTPSVKGQQLNATITAQDRLQTADQFKNIVVRANSSGAVLKLSDVARVELGQEDYSTIARFNGKPATGIAISLATGANALATAQAIQAELEQLKPSFPKGLKAVTPFDTTPFVRVAIEEVIKTLLEAIVLVFLVMYLFLQNFRATLIPTIAVPVVLLGTFGLLALFGYSVNMLTMFAVVLAIGLLVDDAIVVVENVERVMSEEGLSPKEATRKSMDQITGALVGIGLVLSAVFVPMAFLGGATGVIYRQFSVTIVSAMGLSVLVAIVLTPALCATMLKQIEKGHHASDKGFFGWFNDKFDRGNKKYQGVVRGIVTRTGRFMIVFAAMAALMAVLFIRLPSSFLPQEDQGFLFTIVQAPVGATQERTGEVLKKVEEQFLGDKAVDSLFTVQGFSFAGNGQNAGMAFSQLKPWEERETTWGDRWRWLTSFGKTPMPDNSVNGVVGRAMGSFMQIKDAFVFALAPPAVFELGNSNGFVFYMKDNGSLGHDALVAARNQFLGMAGKSELLQNVRPNGMEDTPQFRVDVDNQKAAALGLNIADINSTLQAAWGGQYIDDFVDRGRVKRVYIQADAPFRMAPTDFNRWYVRNDKGEMVPFSAFATTRWEFGSPRLERYNGVSALEINGEAKPGVSSGQAMAEVEKLVAQLPPGIGLEWTGLSYQERQAGAQTPLLYTLSLLIVFLCLAAMYESWAIPTSVLLIAPMGILGTVLATWLRGMERDVYFQVAMLTTVGLSSKNAILIVEFAKENLEKGMDLISGTLAAVRDRLRPIIMTSLAFGLGVLPLALASGAGSGAQRAIGTGVLGGMVVGTFLGIFFVPLFFVVVEKVFVRKKHAPAEQGTQGAQSHE, encoded by the coding sequence ATGGCACGGTTCTTTATCGATCGCCCGATCTTTGCCTGGGTCCTGGCGATCATCATCATGTTGGGTGGCGCGATCGCGATCACCCAACTGCCGATCTCGCAGTACCCGACCATCGCGCCGCCGACCGTATCGGTGAACGCGTCCTACCCCGGCGCTTCCGCCAAGGCCGTCGAAAACTCGGTGACGCAGATCATCGAGCAGAACATGAAGGGCATCGACGGCTTGCTGTACATGTCGGCGACCAGCTCCTCCGACGGTCAGGCCGGCGTCACGCTGACGTTTGAAAGCGGCACCGACCCCGACATCGCCCAGGTGCAGGTGCAGAACAAACTGCAGCTGGCCACTCCGTTGTTGCCGCAGATCGTGCAGCAGCAGGGCGTGAGCGTGTCGAAGGCCAACTCGGCGTTCTTGCTGGTGATCGGCTTCGTGTCCGAAGACGGCAGCATGAACGGCGCGGACATCGCCGACTACGTCGCCGCCAACCTGGTCGATCCGCTCGCGCGCGTCAACGGCGTCGGCAGCACTCAGCTGTTCGGCACCAAGTACGCGATGCGCATCTGGCTCGACCCGGACAAGCTCAACACCTACAAGCTGACCCCGACCGACGTCATCAACGCCCTGCGCGCGCAGAACGCCCAGGTCGCGGTCGGTCAGCTCGGCGGCACGCCGTCGGTGAAGGGCCAGCAGCTCAACGCGACCATCACCGCGCAGGATCGCCTGCAGACCGCCGACCAGTTCAAGAACATCGTCGTGCGCGCCAACAGCTCCGGCGCGGTGCTGAAGCTGTCGGACGTGGCCCGTGTCGAACTGGGCCAGGAGGACTACAGCACCATCGCCCGCTTCAACGGCAAGCCGGCGACGGGTATCGCGATCTCGCTGGCGACCGGCGCCAACGCGCTGGCCACCGCGCAGGCGATCCAGGCCGAACTCGAACAGCTCAAGCCTTCGTTCCCGAAGGGCCTCAAGGCGGTGACGCCGTTCGACACCACGCCGTTCGTGCGCGTGGCGATCGAGGAAGTGATCAAGACCCTGCTCGAAGCGATCGTGCTGGTGTTCCTGGTGATGTACCTGTTCCTGCAGAACTTCCGCGCCACGCTGATCCCGACGATCGCGGTGCCGGTGGTGTTGCTGGGTACTTTCGGCCTGCTGGCCTTGTTCGGTTACTCGGTCAACATGTTGACCATGTTCGCGGTGGTGCTGGCGATCGGCCTGCTGGTCGATGACGCCATCGTCGTGGTCGAAAACGTCGAGCGCGTGATGAGCGAGGAAGGTCTCTCGCCCAAGGAAGCCACGCGCAAGTCGATGGACCAGATCACCGGCGCGCTGGTCGGTATCGGCCTGGTGCTGTCGGCGGTGTTCGTGCCGATGGCGTTCCTGGGCGGCGCGACCGGCGTCATCTATCGCCAGTTCTCGGTGACCATCGTTTCGGCCATGGGCCTGTCGGTGCTGGTGGCGATCGTGCTGACGCCGGCGCTGTGCGCGACCATGCTCAAGCAGATCGAGAAGGGCCACCACGCCTCCGACAAGGGCTTCTTCGGCTGGTTCAACGACAAGTTCGACCGCGGCAACAAGAAGTACCAGGGCGTGGTGCGCGGCATCGTCACCCGCACCGGCCGCTTCATGATCGTGTTCGCGGCGATGGCGGCGTTGATGGCGGTGTTGTTCATCCGCCTGCCGTCCTCGTTCCTGCCGCAGGAAGATCAGGGCTTTTTGTTCACCATCGTGCAGGCGCCGGTCGGCGCCACGCAGGAACGCACCGGCGAAGTGCTCAAGAAGGTCGAAGAGCAGTTCCTGGGCGACAAGGCCGTGGATTCGCTGTTCACCGTGCAGGGCTTCAGCTTCGCCGGTAACGGCCAGAACGCGGGTATGGCGTTCTCGCAGCTCAAGCCGTGGGAAGAGCGCGAGACCACCTGGGGCGATCGCTGGCGCTGGCTGACCAGTTTCGGCAAGACGCCGATGCCCGACAACAGCGTCAACGGCGTCGTCGGCCGGGCGATGGGCAGCTTCATGCAGATCAAGGATGCGTTCGTGTTCGCGCTGGCGCCGCCGGCGGTGTTCGAACTGGGCAACTCCAACGGCTTCGTGTTCTACATGAAGGACAACGGTTCGCTGGGTCACGATGCACTGGTCGCCGCGCGCAACCAGTTCCTCGGCATGGCCGGCAAGAGCGAGTTGCTGCAGAACGTGCGTCCGAACGGCATGGAAGACACCCCGCAGTTCCGCGTCGATGTCGATAACCAGAAGGCCGCCGCGTTGGGCCTGAACATCGCCGACATCAATTCGACCCTGCAGGCGGCCTGGGGCGGCCAGTACATCGACGACTTCGTCGATCGCGGCCGCGTCAAGCGCGTCTACATCCAGGCCGACGCGCCGTTCCGCATGGCGCCCACCGATTTCAATCGCTGGTACGTGCGCAACGACAAGGGCGAGATGGTGCCGTTCTCGGCCTTCGCCACCACCCGTTGGGAATTCGGTTCGCCGCGACTTGAGCGTTACAACGGTGTCTCGGCGCTGGAAATCAACGGCGAAGCCAAGCCGGGCGTGAGCTCGGGCCAGGCGATGGCCGAGGTCGAGAAGCTGGTGGCGCAGTTGCCGCCGGGCATCGGTCTGGAATGGACGGGCCTGTCGTATCAGGAACGCCAGGCCGGCGCGCAGACGCCGCTGCTGTACACGCTGTCGCTGTTGATCGTGTTCCTGTGTCTGGCGGCGATGTACGAAAGCTGGGCCATCCCGACTTCGGTGCTGCTGATCGCGCCGATGGGCATCCTGGGCACGGTGCTGGCGACGTGGCTGCGCGGCATGGAACGCGACGTCTACTTCCAGGTGGCGATGCTCACCACGGTGGGCTTGTCGAGTAAGAACGCGATTTTGATCGTCGAGTTCGCGAAGGAGAACCTTGAGAAAGGCATGGACCTGATCTCGGGCACGTTGGCGGCCGTCCGCGACCGTCTGCGCCCGATCATCATGACCTCGCTGGCCTTCGGCCTGGGCGTGTTGCCGCTGGCGCTGGCGAGCGGCGCGGGTTCCGGCGCGCAGCGCGCGATCGGCACCGGCGTGCTCGGCGGCATGGTGGTGGGTACCTTCCTGGGTATCTTCTTCGTCCCGCTGTTCTTCGTGGTGGTCGAGAAAGTATTCGTCCGAAAGAAGCACGCGCCCGCTGAGCAGGGCACGCAAGGAGCGCAGAGCCATGAGTAA
- a CDS encoding efflux transporter outer membrane subunit, with protein sequence MSKFSIHALALAIAVATTGCLSLAPKLPEQQAAIPAQWPLPPTTQSFVGAQPLTSDPAAASAATDSSVAVADIGWRDFFADQNLENLIGRALDNNRDLRVAVLNVEKARAQYRIQRADRVPALGASAQLDRRGGDNVPVTDQYTAGIGITNFELDLFGRVRSLSQSALQRYFAEEEARRSAQLSLIAEVANAYLTLAADRELLSVSEATLKNQQAAYDLTEKRRELGAVSGLELSQARTQVEQARADSARYAGQVAQDINALNLLVGETVDPALLPQKLTDGVTGLAGLPSGLPSEVLLRRPDVLQAEHTLRAQNANIGAARAAFFPSINLTGFLGSASNELSGLFDSNTRAWTVNPVINLPIFQGGKLRANLASAKADQQIALAQYEKAIQSGFRDVADALALTKTLAEQRQAQEALVEAASRADQLSTARYKAGRDSYLNQLDAQRTLYGAQQGLVTTRLSEQANRVTLYKVLGGGWNERSQ encoded by the coding sequence ATGAGTAAGTTTTCGATCCACGCCCTGGCGCTCGCGATCGCGGTGGCGACCACCGGTTGCCTCAGCCTGGCGCCCAAGCTGCCCGAGCAGCAGGCGGCGATTCCGGCGCAGTGGCCGCTGCCGCCGACCACCCAGTCCTTCGTCGGCGCGCAACCGCTGACCTCGGACCCGGCGGCGGCCTCCGCCGCGACGGATTCGTCCGTCGCGGTGGCCGATATCGGCTGGCGCGATTTCTTCGCCGACCAGAATCTGGAAAACCTGATCGGCCGCGCGCTCGACAACAACCGCGATCTGCGCGTGGCCGTGCTCAACGTCGAGAAGGCGCGCGCGCAGTACCGCATCCAGCGCGCCGACCGCGTTCCCGCGCTGGGCGCCAGCGCGCAGTTGGATCGCCGCGGCGGCGACAACGTGCCGGTCACCGACCAGTACACCGCCGGCATCGGCATCACCAACTTCGAACTCGACTTGTTCGGCCGCGTGCGCAGCCTCAGCCAATCGGCGCTGCAGCGTTATTTCGCCGAGGAAGAGGCGCGCCGCAGCGCGCAGCTGAGCCTGATCGCCGAAGTCGCCAACGCTTATCTGACCTTGGCGGCCGATCGCGAACTGCTGTCGGTGTCGGAAGCGACGCTGAAGAATCAGCAGGCCGCTTACGATCTGACCGAGAAGCGCCGCGAACTGGGCGCGGTGTCCGGGCTGGAACTGAGCCAGGCGCGGACCCAGGTCGAGCAGGCGCGCGCGGATTCGGCGCGTTATGCCGGCCAGGTCGCGCAGGACATCAACGCGTTGAATCTGTTGGTCGGCGAAACTGTCGATCCGGCGCTGCTGCCGCAGAAGCTCACCGACGGCGTCACCGGCCTGGCCGGGCTGCCGTCGGGTCTGCCCTCGGAAGTGCTGCTGCGCCGTCCCGATGTGCTGCAGGCCGAGCACACCTTGCGCGCGCAGAACGCCAACATCGGCGCCGCGCGCGCGGCGTTCTTCCCGTCGATCAACCTGACCGGCTTCCTCGGCAGCGCCAGCAATGAGCTGTCGGGTCTGTTCGACTCGAACACGCGCGCGTGGACGGTGAACCCGGTGATCAACCTGCCGATCTTCCAGGGCGGCAAGCTGCGCGCGAATCTGGCCTCGGCCAAGGCCGATCAGCAGATCGCGCTGGCCCAGTACGAGAAGGCGATCCAGTCCGGTTTCCGCGACGTCGCCGACGCGCTGGCGCTGACCAAGACCCTGGCCGAACAGCGTCAGGCGCAGGAAGCGCTGGTCGAAGCGGCCTCGCGCGCCGATCAGCTTTCTACCGCCCGTTACAAGGCCGGCCGCGACAGCTACCTCAACCAGCTCGATGCGCAGCGCACGCTGTACGGTGCGCAGCAGGGCTTGGTGACCACGCGCCTGAGCGAACAGGCCAACCGGGTCACGCTCTACAAAGTCCTCGGAGGTGGCTGGAACGAGCGCAGCCAATGA
- a CDS encoding TetR/AcrR family transcriptional regulator, whose product MSTPGKPTAKAAARALAQRERILVAAQKCFVVHGFHAASMANIADTAGMSAGLIYRYFKGKNDIILAIIERQLEEARADIAKLHATSDLVAGIAEVFGQWQANDPNVTSAALFLELTAEATRDEEIAVATQASDRVFRSLLGDWFVRAVADGGLGVSQDQVATRVLILQCLIEGLAMRAISQPDLSVDQVKSALNQFLPSLLTA is encoded by the coding sequence ATGAGCACTCCGGGCAAGCCGACCGCCAAGGCCGCCGCGCGCGCGCTGGCTCAGCGCGAGCGCATTCTCGTGGCGGCGCAGAAATGTTTCGTCGTGCACGGCTTCCACGCCGCGAGCATGGCCAACATCGCCGACACGGCGGGCATGAGCGCGGGCCTGATCTACCGCTATTTCAAGGGCAAGAACGACATCATCCTGGCCATTATCGAGCGCCAACTCGAAGAGGCCCGGGCCGATATCGCCAAGCTGCACGCGACCAGCGATCTGGTCGCGGGCATCGCGGAAGTGTTCGGGCAGTGGCAGGCCAACGATCCCAATGTCACCAGCGCGGCCTTGTTCCTGGAACTCACCGCCGAGGCCACGCGCGATGAGGAAATCGCCGTGGCCACGCAGGCGTCCGACCGCGTGTTCCGATCCTTGCTGGGCGATTGGTTCGTGCGCGCCGTCGCCGACGGCGGTTTGGGCGTGTCGCAGGATCAGGTCGCCACGCGCGTGCTGATCCTGCAATGCCTGATCGAAGGCCTGGCGATGCGCGCGATCTCGCAGCCGGACTTGAGCGTGGATCAGGTCAAGTCGGCGTTGAATCAGTTTCTGCCGAGTTTGTTGACGGCCTGA